The following proteins are co-located in the Trichormus variabilis 0441 genome:
- a CDS encoding SDH family Clp fold serine proteinase, whose translation MGFGIGDLFWIFLLLSSLQPLWQKRQVEYRRIRALQEFQQERKSRVILLIHRQESISLLGIPISRYITIEDSEQILRAIRLTPPDVPIDLILHTPGGLVLATEQIARALIRHSAKVTVFVPHYAMSGGTMLALAADEIVMDANAVLGPVDPQLGNFPAASILKVVKDKPIGEIDDQTLIMADLAAKAIQQVQRFVRTLLKDNIPKQKVNPENIESIIEALTTGRVTHDYPITVEEATEMGLPITVGLPHSIYELMDLYPQPQGGRPSVQYIPMPYDDRRPILPIPKGRPLEEPNQKN comes from the coding sequence ATGGGCTTCGGTATTGGTGATTTATTCTGGATTTTTCTTCTTCTTTCTTCTCTGCAACCACTCTGGCAAAAACGCCAAGTAGAATATCGCCGCATCCGGGCTTTACAAGAATTTCAACAAGAACGTAAAAGCCGCGTAATTTTACTCATACATCGTCAAGAGTCCATTAGTTTATTGGGTATTCCCATCTCACGCTACATCACTATCGAGGACTCGGAACAAATACTTAGGGCAATTCGCCTCACACCCCCAGATGTACCCATCGACCTGATTCTACACACACCAGGGGGTTTAGTCCTAGCTACCGAACAAATAGCCAGAGCCTTAATTCGTCACTCTGCCAAAGTTACCGTATTTGTACCCCACTATGCCATGAGCGGCGGTACCATGCTTGCCCTAGCTGCCGATGAAATCGTTATGGATGCCAACGCTGTCTTAGGCCCGGTTGATCCCCAACTGGGTAATTTCCCCGCCGCCAGCATTCTTAAAGTTGTTAAAGATAAACCAATCGGGGAGATTGATGACCAGACTTTAATCATGGCAGACCTAGCCGCTAAAGCTATTCAGCAAGTACAACGCTTCGTGCGAACTCTGCTCAAAGATAATATACCCAAACAAAAAGTTAACCCTGAAAATATCGAATCCATTATCGAAGCCTTGACTACTGGGCGAGTAACCCATGACTACCCCATCACCGTTGAAGAAGCCACAGAAATGGGGCTGCCCATAACTGTAGGACTGCCCCATTCTATCTACGAACTGATGGATTTATATCCCCAACCCCAAGGAGGAAGACCAAGCGTTCAGTATATTCCCATGCCTTATGATGATCGCCGTCCAATATTACCCATACCAAAAGGTAGACCCCTCGAAGAACCAAATCAAAAGAATTGA
- a CDS encoding YlxR family protein — MQPNYRRCISCRKVGLKQDFWRIVRVFPSGKVQLNEGMGRSAYICPQMSCLQAAQKKNRLGRSLQASVPDTLYQKLWQNLAQNDPQNQN, encoded by the coding sequence ATGCAACCCAACTACCGACGTTGTATTAGTTGCCGTAAAGTAGGACTAAAACAAGACTTTTGGCGGATTGTCCGTGTCTTTCCTTCGGGAAAGGTACAATTGAATGAGGGCATGGGGCGTTCAGCCTACATTTGTCCGCAGATGAGTTGCCTACAAGCAGCTCAGAAAAAAAATCGATTAGGGCGATCGCTACAAGCATCGGTACCAGACACACTGTACCAAAAATTGTGGCAAAATCTAGCCCAAAACGATCCCCAAAATCAAAATTAG
- the rimP gene encoding ribosome maturation factor RimP, which produces MTHPLVPPITDLAIPVAEQLGLEVVGIVFHTNQRPPVLRVDIRNPQQDTGLDDCERMSRALEAALDATEIIPDAYVLEVSSPGISRQLVTDREFISFKGFPVIVSTSPPHEGQQEWIGQLIRRDETKVYINQKGRVIEIPRSLITRVLLHDGE; this is translated from the coding sequence ATGACTCATCCTTTAGTTCCACCAATTACAGATTTGGCAATACCAGTGGCAGAACAACTGGGATTGGAAGTCGTTGGTATCGTTTTTCACACCAACCAACGACCACCAGTATTACGTGTAGATATCCGTAATCCTCAACAGGATACTGGTCTGGATGATTGTGAGCGCATGAGCCGTGCTTTAGAAGCTGCCTTAGATGCAACGGAAATCATTCCAGATGCTTATGTCTTGGAAGTGTCAAGTCCTGGTATTTCTCGGCAACTGGTAACTGATCGGGAATTTATCTCTTTTAAAGGGTTTCCTGTAATTGTTTCCACTTCCCCACCCCACGAAGGACAACAAGAGTGGATTGGTCAGTTGATTCGCCGGGATGAGACAAAAGTTTACATAAATCAAAAAGGCCGCGTCATTGAAATCCCTCGCTCCCTAATTACTAGGGTGTTGCTACATGACGGCGAATAG
- a CDS encoding Uma2 family endonuclease, whose protein sequence is MTTFSNYVPQSDPPLPPWETLPTMYDLPSDNPEEPGLPDEFHFLQPLLLYLTFQPINWNPELVYSAADLNLYYDLDHPLWYKRPDWFGVVGVQKLYKGEDLRLSYVTWQEPANPFVVVELLSPGTEDEDLGITQNPTAKPPSKWEVYERILRIPYYIVFSRYTNELRAFQLVGGHYEAINLTEGRVLMPELGLSLGVWQGAFRDINRLWLRWFTLAGELISEPTEEAIAATERAIIAEQEAEQAKRKAEQLAERLRQLGVNPDELV, encoded by the coding sequence ATGACTACTTTCTCTAACTACGTCCCCCAATCAGATCCGCCCCTTCCTCCGTGGGAAACCCTACCCACCATGTATGATTTACCTAGCGACAATCCAGAGGAGCCAGGCTTGCCAGATGAATTTCACTTTTTACAGCCCTTACTCTTATACTTAACCTTTCAACCAATTAACTGGAATCCTGAATTAGTTTATAGTGCGGCTGACCTCAATCTTTATTACGATCTTGATCATCCACTGTGGTATAAACGCCCTGATTGGTTCGGTGTTGTGGGAGTACAAAAACTTTATAAAGGCGAAGATTTGCGTTTAAGTTATGTCACTTGGCAAGAACCAGCAAATCCTTTCGTTGTGGTGGAATTATTATCTCCAGGTACAGAAGATGAGGATTTAGGCATTACTCAAAACCCAACAGCTAAACCACCCAGCAAATGGGAAGTTTATGAACGGATTTTGCGAATCCCTTACTATATTGTGTTTAGTCGCTACACCAATGAACTGAGAGCTTTTCAATTAGTAGGCGGTCATTATGAAGCGATAAATTTAACTGAAGGACGCGTACTCATGCCAGAGTTGGGTTTAAGTTTGGGTGTATGGCAAGGAGCGTTTCGAGACATTAACAGGTTGTGGCTACGTTGGTTCACCTTAGCAGGGGAATTAATTTCTGAGCCGACAGAAGAAGCTATTGCAGCTACAGAACGAGCGATAATTGCGGAACAAGAAGCGGAACAGGCAAAAAGAAAAGCAGAACAACTAGCAGAACGCCTGCGACAATTAGGAGTGAATCCCGATGAGCTAGTGTAA
- a CDS encoding peptidoglycan-binding domain-containing protein, whose amino-acid sequence MWCGFGKSSAIVATACVISTSFVISNTTFAARQRNYTPQEFRTVLRGLGYNVKVTNTPLTDAETKKAISEFQKGYKLTPVDGIAGPKTQDFAANIVQILQANLNAVLKTNPPLPRDQFYGPKTEAAIKEFQTKHKLEATGIANLALRQKLDEEAKKVISQPSTEPTAKPSPSPTSKPTTSPTAKPSPSPTSKPTTSPTAKPSPSPTSKPTTSPTAKPSPSPTSKPTTSPTSKPTVSPSPTASPATTPTTSPSPTASPTTTP is encoded by the coding sequence ATGTGGTGTGGGTTTGGAAAATCAAGTGCAATAGTTGCTACCGCTTGCGTAATTAGTACTAGTTTCGTAATTTCAAATACAACTTTTGCGGCTCGTCAGCGTAATTATACGCCACAGGAATTTCGTACAGTTTTACGAGGTTTAGGCTATAATGTCAAGGTCACAAACACGCCCCTCACTGACGCAGAAACTAAAAAAGCTATCAGTGAATTTCAAAAAGGTTACAAACTTACCCCAGTTGATGGAATCGCAGGACCAAAAACCCAAGATTTTGCTGCAAATATCGTTCAAATCTTGCAAGCAAACTTAAATGCAGTCCTGAAAACAAATCCCCCTTTACCCCGTGATCAATTTTACGGTCCTAAAACCGAAGCAGCCATTAAAGAATTTCAGACAAAACATAAGCTAGAAGCAACTGGTATTGCTAATTTAGCTCTCCGTCAAAAGTTAGACGAAGAAGCTAAAAAAGTCATCAGTCAACCGAGTACTGAGCCAACAGCGAAGCCGTCACCATCACCAACATCTAAACCAACAACATCACCGACAGCGAAGCCGTCACCATCACCAACATCTAAACCAACAACATCACCGACAGCGAAGCCGTCACCATCACCAACATCTAAACCAACAACATCACCGACAGCGAAGCCGTCACCATCACCAACATCTAAACCAACAACATCACCAACATCTAAACCGACGGTATCACCTTCACCAACAGCTTCGCCGGCAACTACACCTACAACATCACCCTCACCAACAGCTTCGCCGACAACTACACCTTAA
- a CDS encoding Rpn family recombination-promoting nuclease/putative transposase, with the protein MQTDKIFYSLFQAFTSIFFAIIGEADINPSTYEFVSVELKETAFRIDGVFKPVNETTEEPLYFVEVQFQLDPKFYRRFFAEIFLYLRQNPSVNFWRAVVIYPQRIIEPDDQQPYRSILDSSQIQRIYLDELGTANENSLQLAIMQLIIASEAIAIDQGRQLIIQARQELTDEANKKQIVELIETILLYKFTNLSREEVAAMLGIDDEFKKTRMYQSIKEDGLEEGRQEGRQQGIQEGRQEGRLQAKLEAIPRLLALGLSVEQIASALDLSIEQVQQVTGN; encoded by the coding sequence CAAACAGACAAGATATTCTACAGCTTATTTCAAGCTTTCACCAGCATATTTTTTGCAATTATTGGGGAAGCAGATATTAATCCCAGTACCTATGAGTTTGTCTCGGTGGAACTGAAAGAAACTGCTTTTCGTATTGATGGGGTATTTAAACCTGTAAATGAAACTACAGAAGAACCCCTATATTTTGTTGAAGTTCAGTTTCAACTAGATCCTAAATTTTATAGGCGCTTCTTTGCCGAAATCTTTCTTTATCTCCGTCAAAACCCATCTGTTAACTTTTGGCGTGCTGTTGTCATTTATCCCCAACGCATCATAGAACCGGATGATCAACAACCTTATCGCTCGATTTTGGATAGTTCCCAAATACAACGCATTTATTTAGATGAGTTAGGAACGGCTAACGAAAACTCTCTACAATTAGCGATCATGCAACTAATTATTGCCAGTGAAGCAATAGCCATTGACCAAGGTAGACAACTGATTATACAGGCAAGGCAAGAACTGACAGATGAAGCCAACAAAAAACAAATTGTAGAATTAATAGAAACTATCCTGTTGTACAAATTCACCAACTTAAGCCGAGAGGAGGTAGCAGCTATGTTGGGTATAGATGACGAATTCAAAAAAACTCGAATGTATCAGTCTATTAAGGAAGATGGACTAGAAGAAGGTAGACAAGAAGGTAGGCAACAGGGCATACAAGAAGGTAGACAAGAAGGTAGGTTACAAGCCAAGTTAGAGGCTATTCCCCGTTTGTTAGCGTTGGGGTTGAGTGTAGAACAGATAGCAAGTGCTTTAGATTTAAGTATTGAGCAAGTTCAGCAAGTAACAGGGAATTAG
- a CDS encoding SDR family oxidoreductase, with translation MNGLKGKNTLITGASSGIGQAIAIRLAQEGCNIAINYRKSPSGAEETEEMALQKACKNVENCGVKSLLVQGDVSKESDVIEMVNTVVEKFGSLDILINNAGIQTECPSHEITAEDFDRVIGVNLRGSYLCARETIKHLLTQNRRGVIINISSVHEIIPRPMYVSYSISKGGMENMTKTLALEYAHRGIRVNSVAPGATITPINEAWTDDPEKKAVVESHIPMGRAGTSEEMAAAVAFLASDEAAYITGQTLFVDAGLTLYADFREPWSA, from the coding sequence ATGAACGGATTAAAAGGCAAAAACACTCTGATCACGGGTGCTAGTTCTGGTATTGGGCAGGCGATCGCTATCCGTCTTGCTCAAGAAGGTTGTAATATTGCCATTAATTACCGCAAAAGTCCCTCAGGTGCTGAAGAAACTGAGGAAATGGCTTTGCAAAAGGCTTGTAAAAATGTAGAAAACTGCGGTGTTAAGTCTTTACTAGTACAGGGTGATGTCTCTAAGGAATCAGATGTGATAGAGATGGTAAACACTGTAGTTGAGAAGTTTGGTAGTCTCGATATTCTGATTAACAACGCCGGGATTCAAACTGAATGTCCATCCCACGAAATCACAGCAGAAGATTTTGATCGAGTAATTGGAGTTAACCTGCGGGGTTCTTACTTGTGCGCGCGTGAAACCATTAAACACCTGCTGACTCAAAATCGTAGAGGGGTAATTATTAATATTTCTAGTGTCCACGAAATTATCCCTCGACCAATGTATGTCAGCTATTCCATCAGTAAAGGTGGAATGGAAAATATGACCAAAACTCTAGCTTTGGAATACGCTCATCGGGGTATTCGTGTCAATTCTGTAGCGCCTGGAGCGACAATTACACCTATCAATGAAGCTTGGACTGATGACCCGGAAAAGAAAGCAGTTGTAGAAAGTCATATTCCAATGGGGCGTGCTGGTACTTCCGAGGAAATGGCGGCAGCAGTAGCATTTTTAGCATCGGATGAAGCAGCATACATCACGGGACAAACTCTCTTTGTAGACGCTGGTCTGACGCTTTACGCTGACTTTAGAGAACCTTGGTCAGCTTGA
- the infB gene encoding translation initiation factor IF-2: MNNGKVRIYELSKELNLDNKELLAICDQLNIAVKSHSSTISESEAESIRAAAEKLAATNGTSKKELNTTSHKPNSAPAGSRNRPAPPQKQQQILEIRKPKILRNTTSNAPEASVANNQIASSEANSPAPPRPFATPVSPMKPTAPSRPVPRNLSETPQKPAAPEAEPEAQSQAPAKIAVEKPEKSAQPRPGKPERQPKPQLVAPPSRPTAEKLDLSEITGAPGEKPILKRDRPRREDERDQAKPRVAKPAQGETSSAPVQKQARPAQGPVKPEQRVNRPGAPSGDGIRPQRPVRPSVDAAPVATPPRGVPGGRGEVGDTAAIAPDLLDLKRPTPPRLAKGGKKWQEEEIIDEIKEKAGKAGVKGKRVKPLVEDDFEDEDLLDEEGLEIPATVQVSLSIARPPKPKAARAATAATAAPISSPTTRGKRSSHNNRDQNRRQETEVKRERPEKVAVTGPMTVQELADLLAVADTEIVKILFMKGMAVSITQNLDIPTITLVGKELEIEVETAEPEAEARKVTEMIEVGDLEHLLRRPPVVTIMGHVDHGKTTLLDSIRKTKVAAGEAGGITQHIGAYHVDIVHDGKEQQIVFLDTPGHEAFTAMRARGARVTDIAVLVVAADDGVRPQTVEAISHAQAAGVPIVVAINKIDKEGAQPDRVKQELTQYGLTPEEWGGETIMVPVSAIKGENLDTLLEMILLVAEVGELSANPDRNARGTVIEAHLDKAKGAVATLLIQNGTLHVGDILLAGSAFGKVRAMVDDRGRRVDIAGPSFAVEVLGLSDVPAAGDEFEVFDNEKEARALASDRADKQRLSRLLQGRVTLTTLSAQAQEGELKELNLILKGDVQGSVEAIVGSLKQIPQNEVQIRMLLTAAGEITETDIDLAAASGAVIIGFNTTFASGARQAADEAGVDVREYNIIYKLIEDIQGALEGLLEPELVEEPLGQTEVRAVFPVGRGAVAGCYVQSGKLVRNCKVRVRRAGKVIYEGVLDSLKRMKDDAREVNAGYECGIGVDKFHDWAEGDIIESYQMVTKRRTLALTR, translated from the coding sequence ATGAACAACGGCAAAGTTAGAATCTACGAATTATCAAAGGAATTGAATTTGGATAACAAAGAGCTACTAGCAATTTGCGACCAGCTCAATATTGCGGTCAAAAGCCATAGCAGTACAATCTCAGAATCAGAGGCAGAAAGTATCCGGGCAGCTGCGGAAAAGCTTGCAGCTACAAATGGAACATCTAAAAAAGAATTAAACACAACCAGTCATAAACCAAATTCAGCACCTGCTGGCTCGCGCAACCGACCTGCGCCCCCACAAAAACAACAACAAATTTTGGAAATTCGTAAACCCAAAATATTGAGAAACACTACCTCCAACGCTCCAGAAGCGTCAGTTGCTAATAACCAGATTGCTTCTTCTGAAGCCAATTCTCCAGCACCTCCACGGCCCTTCGCTACACCAGTCTCGCCCATGAAGCCGACGGCACCATCTCGACCTGTACCACGGAATCTATCTGAGACCCCGCAAAAACCTGCTGCACCAGAAGCAGAACCGGAAGCTCAATCACAAGCTCCGGCGAAAATCGCAGTAGAGAAGCCAGAAAAATCAGCTCAGCCCAGACCAGGTAAACCAGAGAGACAACCAAAACCCCAACTGGTAGCGCCTCCTAGTAGACCTACAGCAGAAAAACTGGATCTATCTGAAATAACAGGTGCGCCAGGCGAAAAACCAATTCTCAAACGCGATCGCCCACGGCGTGAAGATGAGCGCGACCAAGCTAAACCAAGAGTCGCCAAACCTGCACAAGGAGAAACCTCATCGGCTCCAGTACAAAAACAGGCTCGCCCTGCCCAAGGCCCCGTCAAACCAGAGCAACGTGTCAATAGACCAGGCGCTCCATCAGGTGACGGCATACGTCCTCAAAGACCAGTGCGCCCGTCAGTAGATGCCGCACCAGTTGCCACTCCACCTAGAGGAGTTCCCGGTGGTAGAGGAGAGGTAGGCGATACAGCTGCGATCGCCCCAGACCTGCTAGATTTGAAACGCCCGACACCACCCCGTCTCGCCAAAGGTGGCAAGAAGTGGCAAGAAGAAGAAATCATTGACGAAATCAAAGAAAAAGCTGGCAAGGCTGGCGTTAAAGGCAAACGCGTCAAGCCATTGGTAGAAGATGATTTTGAAGACGAAGACTTACTAGATGAAGAGGGATTAGAAATACCCGCAACCGTCCAAGTTAGTCTTTCCATCGCTCGTCCCCCCAAACCCAAAGCAGCCAGAGCAGCGACAGCAGCGACAGCAGCACCAATTAGTAGTCCCACAACTCGTGGTAAGAGGTCTAGCCATAACAACCGTGACCAAAACCGCCGCCAGGAAACAGAAGTTAAACGTGAGCGGCCAGAGAAAGTTGCGGTCACCGGGCCAATGACAGTGCAAGAGTTAGCCGACCTTCTGGCAGTTGCTGACACAGAAATTGTGAAAATCCTGTTCATGAAAGGCATGGCAGTGAGTATCACCCAAAATCTGGATATCCCGACAATTACCTTGGTGGGTAAAGAGTTAGAGATAGAAGTCGAAACTGCTGAACCAGAAGCAGAAGCCCGTAAAGTCACGGAAATGATTGAAGTTGGCGACTTGGAACATCTCCTGCGTCGTCCGCCAGTAGTGACAATCATGGGTCACGTAGACCACGGTAAGACTACCCTTCTCGACTCGATTCGCAAAACCAAAGTAGCAGCCGGTGAAGCAGGCGGGATCACCCAGCATATAGGTGCATACCACGTTGATATCGTCCATGACGGTAAAGAACAGCAGATTGTCTTCTTAGATACCCCCGGTCACGAAGCCTTTACAGCCATGCGAGCAAGAGGCGCTAGGGTAACAGATATCGCTGTCTTAGTGGTAGCCGCAGACGATGGTGTACGTCCCCAAACAGTCGAGGCAATTAGCCACGCTCAAGCAGCCGGAGTACCAATTGTTGTTGCTATCAACAAGATTGATAAAGAAGGCGCACAACCAGACCGGGTGAAACAAGAACTCACCCAGTATGGCTTGACCCCAGAAGAGTGGGGTGGTGAAACCATTATGGTTCCTGTCAGCGCCATCAAGGGTGAAAACCTGGATACTCTCCTAGAGATGATTCTCTTAGTAGCAGAAGTTGGTGAACTTTCTGCCAACCCAGACCGGAACGCCAGAGGAACCGTTATTGAAGCCCACCTGGATAAAGCCAAGGGCGCAGTTGCTACCCTGTTGATTCAGAACGGTACACTCCATGTAGGAGATATACTGCTTGCTGGTTCAGCATTTGGTAAAGTCCGGGCAATGGTTGATGATCGCGGCAGAAGAGTTGATATAGCTGGGCCTTCATTTGCAGTTGAGGTACTCGGTTTAAGTGACGTACCCGCCGCAGGTGACGAGTTTGAGGTATTCGACAACGAAAAAGAAGCCAGAGCGCTGGCATCAGATCGTGCCGACAAGCAACGTCTCTCTCGTCTACTACAAGGACGTGTCACCCTCACAACCCTATCCGCTCAAGCTCAAGAAGGCGAGTTGAAAGAACTCAACCTCATCTTGAAGGGTGACGTACAAGGTTCTGTAGAAGCGATTGTGGGATCACTCAAACAAATCCCCCAAAACGAAGTACAGATTCGGATGCTGTTAACTGCGGCTGGCGAAATCACCGAAACAGATATCGACTTAGCAGCAGCCAGTGGAGCTGTAATTATCGGCTTCAACACCACCTTTGCCAGTGGAGCCAGACAAGCGGCTGATGAAGCAGGTGTAGACGTACGAGAATACAACATCATCTACAAACTGATCGAAGATATCCAAGGCGCATTGGAAGGTCTGTTAGAACCAGAGTTGGTTGAAGAACCCCTGGGTCAAACCGAAGTCCGCGCTGTCTTCCCAGTTGGTCGCGGTGCTGTTGCTGGTTGTTATGTCCAATCTGGCAAACTAGTCCGCAACTGCAAAGTGCGGGTACGTCGTGCCGGTAAGGTGATCTATGAAGGCGTGCTTGACTCCCTCAAACGGATGAAAGACGACGCGCGCGAGGTCAACGCCGGTTACGAATGTGGTATCGGTGTTGATAAATTCCATGATTGGGCTGAAGGCGACATCATCGAATCCTATCAAATGGTCACAAAACGCCGTACCCTAGCACTAACAAGATAG
- a CDS encoding alpha/beta hydrolase: MSLIRLYRTSILVVSVCILLASNSALAAERVVLKYNVFRETIAVEELSTFAQTGALSSSLRINLALARQDPKVIRQYLTTPVKVSPVLLDRVLNSPVGNIILDELSQVIHTPSRSADRQALRSALSLSASGDGQMTLIEIIQNYPTPNVEVDGERLGNAYRQLRSLQARLENLFGF, translated from the coding sequence ATGAGTCTTATCAGGCTGTATCGCACCTCAATATTAGTAGTGAGTGTCTGCATTCTACTAGCTAGCAACTCTGCTTTAGCTGCTGAAAGAGTAGTACTGAAGTATAATGTTTTCCGTGAAACCATTGCTGTAGAAGAATTATCGACCTTTGCTCAAACTGGCGCACTTTCAAGTTCACTACGAATTAATTTAGCTTTAGCTCGACAAGACCCTAAAGTAATTCGTCAATATTTAACAACACCAGTCAAAGTCAGCCCTGTACTTTTAGATCGGGTGTTAAACAGTCCTGTAGGTAACATTATTCTTGATGAGCTAAGTCAAGTTATTCATACACCATCCCGCAGTGCTGATAGACAAGCTTTGCGTTCCGCTTTGTCACTTTCCGCTAGTGGCGATGGACAAATGACTTTGATAGAAATAATCCAAAATTATCCTACGCCCAACGTAGAAGTTGACGGAGAGCGTTTGGGAAATGCTTACCGTCAACTTCGTAGCTTACAAGCTAGGTTAGAGAATTTATTCGGTTTTTAA
- a CDS encoding low-complexity tail membrane protein has protein sequence MRSFRSEPILWIHVAGLATLPIFLLLCLLFLSVGEPLLPVWMELLLVAAAGVIPLLWMQLRRPFYIFAILGIALKPENLTEQQRKILCLINTKLNRVLALLSAILSIFVLWQLYQAAPLVVNMTSQLPQWRILGLALAALTFLASNLFLQIPVSVARVLVTNDTEFAAIEPLPLEKINQDFTILGVRVNKILPQLPVEVKTEE, from the coding sequence ATGCGCTCATTTCGCTCTGAACCAATATTGTGGATTCACGTCGCTGGATTGGCGACACTACCAATTTTTTTGCTGTTGTGCTTATTGTTCCTTTCTGTTGGTGAGCCGCTTTTGCCAGTCTGGATGGAACTTTTGTTAGTGGCTGCTGCTGGAGTTATTCCACTTTTGTGGATGCAGTTGCGCCGACCTTTTTATATATTTGCCATTTTGGGAATTGCCCTCAAGCCAGAGAATCTGACTGAGCAGCAAAGAAAAATCCTTTGTTTAATTAATACCAAGTTAAATCGTGTGCTGGCTCTATTGTCAGCAATTTTATCTATTTTTGTATTGTGGCAGCTATATCAAGCTGCGCCTTTAGTTGTTAACATGACAAGTCAATTACCCCAATGGCGCATCTTGGGGTTAGCACTTGCGGCTTTAACCTTTTTGGCAAGTAATTTGTTTCTGCAAATTCCCGTGAGCGTAGCGCGGGTTTTGGTCACAAATGACACAGAATTTGCAGCGATAGAACCATTACCTTTAGAGAAGATTAACCAGGATTTCACAATTTTAGGGGTGCGGGTTAATAAAATCTTGCCCCAGTTGCCTGTCGAAGTTAAAACTGAGGAATGA
- the nusA gene encoding transcription termination factor NusA has translation MSMVSLPGLKDLIESISRERNLPRLAVQAAIREALLKGYERYRRAQNIERKQFDEDYFDNFEVELDIDEEGFRVLSTKSIVEEVNNSDHQISLDEVQQVAPEAQLGDSVVLDVTPDQGEFGRMAAMQTKQVLAQKLRDQQRQMVQEEFQDLESTVLQARVLRFERQSVILAVSSTFGQPEVEAELPKREQLPNDNYRANATFKVYLKKVSQGQQRGPQLLVSRADAGLVVYLFANEVPEIEDEVVRIVAVAREANPPSRYVGPRTKIAVDTLDRDVDPVGACIGARGSRIQVVVNELRGEKIDVIRWSPDPATYIANALSPARVDEVRLMDPETRQTHVLVAEDQLSLAIGKEGQNVRLAARLTGWKIDIKDKAKYDQAAEDAKFVAARAKYQLEEDDIESEELDYEENQEGELEDESFDPNDEE, from the coding sequence ATGTCAATGGTTAGTTTACCAGGATTAAAAGATTTAATAGAAAGTATTAGTCGTGAACGGAATTTGCCCCGGTTAGCGGTTCAAGCTGCTATTAGAGAAGCCTTACTTAAGGGTTATGAGCGTTATCGTCGCGCTCAAAACATCGAGCGCAAACAGTTTGATGAAGATTATTTTGATAACTTTGAAGTCGAACTAGATATTGACGAGGAAGGATTTCGCGTTCTTTCCACAAAATCCATTGTTGAAGAAGTTAATAATTCTGACCATCAAATCTCCTTAGATGAAGTACAGCAAGTAGCTCCCGAAGCCCAATTGGGAGACTCAGTGGTACTAGATGTCACCCCAGACCAAGGTGAATTTGGGCGCATGGCTGCCATGCAAACCAAGCAAGTACTGGCGCAAAAACTGCGGGATCAACAGCGCCAGATGGTGCAAGAAGAGTTCCAAGACCTAGAAAGCACAGTTCTCCAAGCCAGAGTTTTGCGATTTGAGCGCCAATCAGTCATTCTGGCAGTTAGCAGTACCTTTGGACAACCAGAAGTAGAAGCCGAATTGCCCAAACGCGAACAATTGCCCAACGACAATTATCGGGCAAATGCCACATTTAAGGTTTATCTCAAAAAGGTTTCCCAAGGTCAGCAACGCGGCCCACAGTTATTAGTCTCCCGTGCTGATGCAGGTTTAGTAGTTTATCTATTTGCCAACGAAGTACCAGAAATTGAAGACGAAGTGGTACGGATAGTTGCCGTAGCCAGGGAGGCAAACCCCCCTTCCCGCTATGTAGGCCCAAGGACTAAAATAGCAGTAGATACCCTGGATCGTGATGTAGACCCCGTAGGGGCTTGTATTGGTGCTAGGGGATCACGCATTCAGGTAGTAGTCAACGAATTACGCGGCGAAAAAATTGACGTGATTCGCTGGTCTCCAGACCCAGCAACATACATTGCTAATGCCCTCAGTCCGGCGCGAGTCGATGAAGTGCGCCTCATGGACCCAGAAACTAGACAAACTCACGTATTAGTTGCGGAAGACCAACTGAGTTTGGCTATCGGCAAAGAAGGACAAAACGTGCGATTAGCTGCCCGATTGACTGGCTGGAAAATAGACATAAAAGATAAAGCCAAGTATGACCAAGCAGCCGAAGATGCTAAATTTGTGGCGGCGCGTGCAAAATATCAACTAGAGGAAGATGACATCGAATCAGAGGAGCTAGACTATGAAGAAAATCAAGAAGGAGAATTAGAAGACGAGTCTTTTGACCCCAACGATGAAGAGTAA